In the genome of Oncorhynchus clarkii lewisi isolate Uvic-CL-2024 chromosome 4, UVic_Ocla_1.0, whole genome shotgun sequence, one region contains:
- the LOC139407897 gene encoding protein c-Fos-like — protein sequence MYPDSSPDYDDSSSSSISSSSSTCAASPTGDIPQCSQRSPDSHRNKSSMDSNMSQDVCGETDSPWQSPFVPTVTAISTSLDLHWMFQQTTVITSASVSSSSSSSSSSSSSSSSSSSSSSSSSSSSSSSGRAKLSRAHGATQLSSRVEGSKKGKKQPSSEEDERRNIRRERNKVAAAKCRNRRRELTDTLQAETDQLEGDKEALQTEITHLLKEKERLEQILSAHQPACKLAVAEDDIENEIDDDIEGILQDAPDSAQLLSILENADKLQLPEGNATVVTVSKVPLFQEMDTVPVPSISISASAILGNSNILLCSSAEEEPMEDLDFDQGDLQDLVPSLELNMAVAPETAPSVPDIDLLGGPFCLSDWETLYKSVANDLEPLCTPTMMTSTDSPTCSSYYRSVFSFNYSEIDHVAEEKGCCESSEGLKGVVSGRSDLINGSLNSPTLLAL from the exons ATGTATCCGGACTCGAGCCCAGACTACGATGACTCCTCGAGCTCGTctatcagcagcagcagcagcacctgCGCAGCATCGCCTACCGGAGATATCCCCCAGTGTAGCCAGCGATCTCCAGATTCACACAGGAACAAATCGTCAATGGACAGCAACATGTCGCAG GATGTCTGTGGAGAAACAGACTCTCCATGGCAGTCTCCCTTTGTTCCAACGGTGACTGCAATCTCAACCTCCCTGGATCTGCACTGGATGTTCCAACAGACCACCGTCATCACATCAGcatcagtctcctcctcctcctcctcctcctcctcctcttcctcctcctcctcctcctcctcctcctcctcctcctcctcctcctcctcttcctcctccagtgGACGTGCAAAGCTTAGCAGAGCGCATGGCGCAACCCAGTTGTCTTCCAGAGTGGAAGGCAGCAAGAAAGGGAAAAAACAG CCTTCATCAGAAGAGGACGAGAGGAGAAAtatcaggagagagaggaataaagtCGCTGCAGCCAAGTGTCGCAACAGACGGAGGGAGCTCACTGACACCCTGCAAGCC GAAACTGATCAGCTTGAGGGGGACAAAGAGGCCTTGCAGACAGAGATAACCCACCtcctgaaagagaaagagagactggaaCAGATCCTATCCGCCCACCAACCAGCCTGCAAACTAGCCGTCGCTGAGGACGATATCGAAAATGAGATCGACGATGACATTGAAGGCATTCTACAAGACGCCCCAGATTCTGCCCAGCTGCTCTCCATCTTGGAGAATGCAGACAAACTCCAACTACCAGAAGGCAATGCGACAGTAGTGACTGTGTCCAAGGTCCCCTTGTTCCAAGAAATGGACACCGTCCCCGTCCCAAGCATCTCCATCTCTGCCTCGGCAATCTTGGGTAACTCCAACATCCTACTGTGCTCCAGTGCTGAGGAAGAACCCATGGAGGATCTAGACTTCGACCAGGGTGACCTACAGGACCTGGTCCCCAGTCTGGAACTCAACATGGCTGTGGCCCCTGAGACCGCCCCGTCCGTTCCCGACATCGACCTCCTCGGGGGCCCCTTCTGCCTCTCAGACTGGGAGACCCTGTACAAGTCTGTGGCTAATGATCTGGAGCCCCTCTGCACCCCTACGATGATGACTTCCACTGACAGTCCTACATGTAGCAGTTATTACCGCTCTGTGTTTTCGTTCAATTACTCCGAGATAGATCATGTGGCTGAGGAGAAGGGGTGTTGTGAGAGCTCCGAGGGTCTCAAAGGAGTCGTTAGCGGTAGATCTGATTTGATTAACGGTAGTCTCAATTCTCCCACTCTGTTGGCCTTGTGA